The following proteins come from a genomic window of Synechococcus sp. NB0720_010:
- a CDS encoding OsmC family protein, which produces MTQINSSYSGDLRCASLHGPSGSALETDAPTDNQGKGERFSPTDLVATALSTCILTIMGIVAERHDWDLKGCTARVEKVMTSEAPRKIAQLEVWIELPAHLDEKARKILRKAAENCPVKLSLEGAVAMQLHWS; this is translated from the coding sequence GTGACCCAAATCAACAGCAGCTACAGCGGGGACCTGCGTTGTGCCTCGCTGCACGGGCCATCGGGCTCCGCCCTGGAAACCGATGCCCCAACCGACAACCAAGGCAAGGGCGAGCGCTTCTCACCAACCGACCTGGTGGCGACAGCTCTGAGCACCTGCATCCTGACGATCATGGGCATCGTCGCCGAACGCCACGACTGGGATCTCAAGGGATGCACGGCCCGGGTGGAGAAGGTCATGACCAGCGAAGCCCCGCGCAAGATCGCCCAGCTCGAGGTCTGGATCGAACTACCGGCCCACCTCGATGAGAAGGCCCGCAAGATCCTGCGCAAAGCCGCTGAAAACTGCCCGGTCAAATTGAGTCTTGAAGGGGCTGTGGCGATGCAGCTCCACTGGAGCTGA
- a CDS encoding DUF2721 domain-containing protein, protein MDLSMWLTMDPGAGSPMLGLAKAIQLSVAPVFLLTAIAGLLSVISNRLARVLDRAQRLQSIRDEAMDLALLKRRMTLLTRASEAVTTTGVLVAAVVAVTFISAIAVIDLTAIVVPLFVVAMLSLMVGLLTLLLDTRVSARLIRRRF, encoded by the coding sequence GTGGACCTGTCGATGTGGCTGACGATGGATCCCGGAGCTGGCTCACCGATGCTCGGCTTGGCCAAGGCGATTCAGCTCTCAGTGGCCCCAGTGTTTCTGCTGACGGCCATCGCGGGCCTATTGAGTGTGATCAGTAACCGCCTGGCCCGTGTGCTGGACCGGGCCCAGCGGTTGCAGAGCATCCGGGACGAAGCCATGGATCTGGCGTTGTTGAAGCGGCGGATGACCCTGCTGACCCGAGCCAGCGAAGCGGTCACCACAACCGGCGTACTGGTGGCAGCCGTGGTGGCGGTCACCTTCATCAGTGCGATCGCCGTGATTGACCTGACGGCGATCGTGGTGCCGCTGTTCGTTGTGGCGATGCTCTCGCTGATGGTGGGGCTATTGACCCTGCTGTTGGATACCCGCGTCTCAGCGCGTCTGATCCGCCGTCGCTTCTAA
- a CDS encoding thiol-disulfide oxidoreductase DCC family protein: MTTELTLLYDGGCPLCLREVNFLRKRDQHSRIGFVDINASDYSPEQHQGISYRQAMGRIHAIQGNGTVLKDVAVFREAYRLIGLGWLYAPTAWPVIGPLADWVYGLWAQWRLALTGRPNLDQLCNCRLEATADQTR, encoded by the coding sequence ATGACGACAGAACTCACACTCCTCTACGACGGTGGCTGCCCGCTCTGTCTGCGGGAGGTGAATTTCCTGCGAAAAAGAGATCAGCACTCGCGGATCGGCTTTGTCGACATCAACGCCAGCGATTACAGCCCGGAGCAGCACCAGGGAATCAGCTACCGGCAGGCCATGGGGCGCATCCATGCCATCCAGGGGAATGGGACCGTTCTGAAGGATGTCGCGGTCTTCCGCGAGGCCTATCGCCTGATCGGCCTGGGCTGGTTGTACGCCCCGACGGCCTGGCCCGTCATCGGACCGTTGGCGGACTGGGTCTATGGCCTCTGGGCCCAGTGGCGCCTCGCCCTCACGGGACGCCCGAACCTGGATCAACTCTGCAACTGCCGCTTAGAAGCGACGGCGGATCAGACGCGCTGA